One Malus sylvestris chromosome 14, drMalSylv7.2, whole genome shotgun sequence DNA segment encodes these proteins:
- the LOC126599222 gene encoding zinc finger protein 8-like isoform X1: protein MDKVERETQDFMNVESFSQLPFIRPAPPLNKEKGIRLFGIEFGADTTTDDSESPDYTNASEDTKRNSTNTNTNTIINNSSNKNNNNNQNGSESSRRFECHYCCRNFPTSQALGGHQNAHKRERQHAKREHLQSAMVHAGGLSHDAHHVYGLMNYTRLGSSVHHHPSPNYPSWNISNSSSTITSAHHHQHHHARFYGSSGGTYGTQSAPINGSPLALWRIPAVQGTNPNSNRDRSMNLFSGGEEMKASVVGSGSSGGHQGRYVYDSSMASVQDHTGGVMR, encoded by the exons ATGGACAAGGTTGAGAGAGAGACTCAGGACTTCATGAACGTAGAGTCTTTCTCTCAGCTACCCTTCATCCGCCCCGCCCCTCCactcaacaaagaaaagggcATTCGGCTCTTCGGCATAGAATTTGGCGCCGACACCACTACTGACGACTCTGAGTCCCCTGATTACACCAATGCGTCCGAAGACACAAAAAGGAACAGTACCAACACCAACACAAACACCATCATCAACAACAGCAGcaacaaaaataataacaacAACCAAAACGGAAGCGAGAGCAGCAGGAGATTCGAATGCCATTACTGCTGCCGAAACTTCCCAACCTCCCAAGCCCTTGGGGGACACCAGAACGCGCACAAGAGAGAGCGCCAGCACGCGAAACGCGAACACCTCCAGTCGGCCATGGTGCATGCCGGAGGCCTATCTCATGACGCACACCACGTGTACGGCTTGATGAACTACACAAGACTTGGCTCCTCAGTTCATCATCATCCCAGTCCTAACTATCCATCATGGAATATTAGTAACTCTAGCTCTACTATAACTAGTGCTCATCACCATCAGCATCATCATGCTAGGTTTTATGGAAGCTCTGGTGGTACGTACGGCACACAATCAGCTCCCATAAATGGGAGCCCCTTGGCCTTGTGGCGGATCCCAGCCGTTCAAGGTACTAACCCTAATTCCAATCGTGACCGTTCGATGAATTTGTTCTCCGGCGGGGAGGAAATGAAGGCGTCCGTGGTCGGTAGTGGATCGTCCGGTGGTCATCAAGGGCGGTACGTGTATGACTCGTCGATGGCGAGTGTGCAAGATCAT ACAGGTGGGGTGATGAGATAG
- the LOC126599222 gene encoding zinc finger protein 8-like isoform X2: protein MDKVERETQDFMNVESFSQLPFIRPAPPLNKEKGIRLFGIEFGADTTTDDSESPDYTNASEDTKRNSTNTNTNTIINNSSNKNNNNNQNGSESSRRFECHYCCRNFPTSQALGGHQNAHKRERQHAKREHLQSAMVHAGGLSHDAHHVYGLMNYTRLGSSVHHHPSPNYPSWNISNSSSTITSAHHHQHHHARFYGSSGGTYGTQSAPINGSPLALWRIPAVQGTNPNSNRDRSMNLFSGGEEMKASVVGSGSSGGHQGRYVYDSSMASVQDHVG from the exons ATGGACAAGGTTGAGAGAGAGACTCAGGACTTCATGAACGTAGAGTCTTTCTCTCAGCTACCCTTCATCCGCCCCGCCCCTCCactcaacaaagaaaagggcATTCGGCTCTTCGGCATAGAATTTGGCGCCGACACCACTACTGACGACTCTGAGTCCCCTGATTACACCAATGCGTCCGAAGACACAAAAAGGAACAGTACCAACACCAACACAAACACCATCATCAACAACAGCAGcaacaaaaataataacaacAACCAAAACGGAAGCGAGAGCAGCAGGAGATTCGAATGCCATTACTGCTGCCGAAACTTCCCAACCTCCCAAGCCCTTGGGGGACACCAGAACGCGCACAAGAGAGAGCGCCAGCACGCGAAACGCGAACACCTCCAGTCGGCCATGGTGCATGCCGGAGGCCTATCTCATGACGCACACCACGTGTACGGCTTGATGAACTACACAAGACTTGGCTCCTCAGTTCATCATCATCCCAGTCCTAACTATCCATCATGGAATATTAGTAACTCTAGCTCTACTATAACTAGTGCTCATCACCATCAGCATCATCATGCTAGGTTTTATGGAAGCTCTGGTGGTACGTACGGCACACAATCAGCTCCCATAAATGGGAGCCCCTTGGCCTTGTGGCGGATCCCAGCCGTTCAAGGTACTAACCCTAATTCCAATCGTGACCGTTCGATGAATTTGTTCTCCGGCGGGGAGGAAATGAAGGCGTCCGTGGTCGGTAGTGGATCGTCCGGTGGTCATCAAGGGCGGTACGTGTATGACTCGTCGATGGCGAGTGTGCAAGATCAT GTGGGGTGA